A DNA window from Tenuifilaceae bacterium CYCD contains the following coding sequences:
- the thyA gene encoding thymidylate synthase: protein MVQYLELLDHILKNGVEKSDRTGTGTISVFGHQMRFDLEKGFPLLTTKKLHLKSILYELLWFLNGETNVKSLNANGVTIWDEWAKPDGELGPIYGYQWRSWPAADGRHIDQITQVVDSLTQSPDSRRHLVCAWNVGDIDRMALPPCHVLFQFYVANGKLSCQLYQRSADVFLGVPFNIASYALLTMMMAQVCGLKPGEFIHTLGDTHIYLNHIEQVKLQLTREPRPLPKMVINPDVKSIFDFKFEDFKLEGYDPHPHIKGAIAV from the coding sequence ATGGTTCAGTATTTAGAGTTGTTAGATCATATACTTAAAAATGGGGTAGAGAAGAGCGATAGAACAGGCACTGGCACTATCAGCGTTTTTGGACATCAAATGCGTTTCGACCTTGAAAAGGGTTTTCCTTTGCTTACCACCAAGAAACTTCATCTTAAGTCTATCCTGTACGAGCTACTTTGGTTTCTTAATGGCGAAACTAACGTGAAATCGCTAAATGCCAATGGCGTAACAATTTGGGACGAGTGGGCAAAGCCCGATGGTGAACTGGGTCCAATTTACGGTTACCAATGGCGTTCGTGGCCTGCTGCCGACGGCAGGCATATCGACCAGATCACTCAAGTTGTAGATTCTTTGACACAATCGCCCGATTCCCGCCGACATTTGGTTTGCGCTTGGAACGTTGGCGACATTGATAGAATGGCGTTACCTCCCTGCCATGTACTGTTCCAGTTCTATGTTGCCAATGGCAAACTATCATGCCAGCTCTACCAGCGCAGTGCAGATGTATTCTTGGGCGTACCATTCAACATTGCATCGTACGCATTGCTTACAATGATGATGGCGCAGGTCTGCGGATTAAAACCCGGTGAGTTTATTCATACCTTGGGCGATACGCACATCTACCTAAACCATATTGAGCAGGTTAAACTTCAACTAACCCGAGAGCCTAGACCACTTCCAAAAATGGTTATAAATCCAGATGTTAAATCGATATTTGACTTTAAATTTGAGGATTTTAAGTTGGAGGGATACGACCCGCATCCTCACATTAAAGGCGCAATTGCTGTGTAA
- the yvoD gene encoding putative membrane protein YvoD has product MTKKILAIAKAIQPSVSTFLTRLYKCVKEAMPKAIKTAIWILKITLPVSLAVSILNYFGLIQLVTQHLTPAFNLIGLRGEAALPFVTGILLNIYSVIAVLSQLSLDLREITIIAVMSLIAHNLIIETTIQSKTGSKAWHMVALRIGAAFGAAAILNLVLPDMSQRISLLSNTHTASTLSELLHGWVFSSFWLILKIIILVSLLMILQKILQEFKLIELLTKPLSPMLKFMGLPESTTFLWIVANSLGLAYGSAVMMDEVKEGRITKKDADLLNYHIAISHSNLEDLLLFAAIGVSIFWMLIPRLIIAIIVVWGRKFFANRE; this is encoded by the coding sequence ATGACTAAAAAAATACTGGCAATTGCCAAAGCAATTCAACCTAGCGTTAGTACGTTTTTAACACGGCTTTATAAATGCGTAAAAGAGGCAATGCCAAAGGCAATTAAAACGGCTATTTGGATTTTAAAAATTACCTTACCCGTTTCATTAGCAGTAAGTATCCTAAATTACTTCGGATTAATCCAACTTGTTACTCAACATTTAACGCCGGCGTTTAATCTTATTGGTCTTAGAGGAGAAGCAGCGTTACCATTTGTGACTGGAATTCTACTGAACATTTATTCGGTTATCGCGGTGCTCTCACAGTTAAGTCTCGACTTACGCGAGATCACCATCATTGCAGTGATGAGTTTAATTGCTCATAATCTAATTATCGAAACAACTATTCAAAGTAAAACTGGCTCAAAGGCCTGGCACATGGTTGCATTGAGGATAGGTGCAGCATTTGGAGCAGCAGCCATTCTGAATCTTGTTTTGCCTGATATGAGCCAGAGAATATCATTGCTATCAAATACTCACACCGCATCAACTCTATCTGAGTTGCTACATGGCTGGGTCTTCTCATCGTTTTGGTTGATACTGAAAATTATTATTCTTGTATCACTTTTAATGATACTTCAGAAAATACTTCAGGAGTTTAAACTTATTGAGTTGCTAACAAAGCCTCTTAGCCCAATGCTCAAATTTATGGGATTGCCTGAGTCAACTACATTTCTTTGGATTGTGGCAAACTCGTTAGGCTTGGCGTATGGCTCTGCAGTTATGATGGACGAGGTAAAGGAAGGCCGCATTACCAAGAAAGATGCAGATTTGTTGAACTACCATATAGCCATATCGCACTCGAACCTTGAGGATTTACTGCTCTTCGCAGCAATTGGCGTATCGATTTTTTGGATGTTGATACCAAGGCTAATCATTGCTATTATAGTTGTTTGGGGTCGAAAATTCTTTGCGAACCGCGAATAG
- the kdsD gene encoding D-arabinose 5-phosphate isomerase, with the protein MSTDIKSIAVQTIKTEAAAIEKLTTFIDEDFEKTVSLIYNGKGRVIVTGIGKSAIIANKIVATFNSTGTPAIFMHAADAIHGDLGIIQPDDVIICLSKSGTTPEIKVLIPLIKNMGNKIIALVSNTNSYLAQKSDYVLKATVDKEACPNNLAPTSSTTAQLVIGDALAVCLLKLRGFSPQDFARVHPGGALGKKLYMRVADIYSSENAPKVKATDEIRPVIMEISSKRLGAAAVLDTNDNLIGIITDGDLRRMLQKNHNFDSLTAKDIMSTNPKTIEKDELAIRAFNLMEQHKITQLLVVNKGRYEGVIHIHDILREGIV; encoded by the coding sequence ATGAGTACTGATATTAAAAGCATCGCTGTTCAAACCATCAAAACTGAAGCTGCTGCTATTGAAAAACTCACCACTTTTATTGATGAAGATTTTGAAAAAACAGTTTCGCTAATATATAACGGAAAAGGCAGGGTAATTGTTACGGGAATTGGCAAAAGTGCCATTATTGCTAATAAAATTGTTGCCACGTTTAACTCAACCGGTACTCCTGCTATTTTTATGCATGCTGCTGATGCTATTCATGGCGATTTAGGTATCATTCAGCCCGATGATGTTATAATTTGCCTTTCGAAAAGTGGAACTACTCCCGAGATTAAGGTGCTGATTCCGCTGATTAAAAATATGGGTAATAAGATTATAGCGTTGGTTTCCAACACAAATTCATACTTAGCCCAAAAGTCGGACTATGTACTTAAAGCAACGGTCGACAAGGAGGCTTGTCCTAACAATTTAGCGCCAACATCGAGCACCACGGCTCAATTGGTGATAGGCGATGCGTTAGCTGTTTGTTTGCTTAAATTGAGAGGTTTTTCGCCACAGGATTTTGCCAGAGTTCATCCCGGTGGTGCCTTGGGGAAAAAGTTATACATGCGAGTGGCCGATATTTACTCATCGGAAAATGCTCCTAAGGTAAAAGCTACCGACGAAATTCGACCAGTGATTATGGAGATATCGTCTAAACGTCTCGGTGCAGCCGCTGTTTTAGATACAAACGATAATTTAATTGGAATCATTACCGATGGCGATCTTCGTAGAATGTTGCAGAAAAATCATAATTTCGATAGTTTAACAGCTAAGGATATTATGTCGACAAATCCAAAAACAATCGAAAAGGATGAGTTGGCCATTCGCGCATTCAATTTGATGGAACAGCATAAAATTACACAATTGCTGGTGGTGAATAAAGGAAGGTACGAGGGAGTAATACATATTCACGATATACTCAGAGAAGGGATTGTGTAG
- the lptB gene encoding ABC transporter ATP-binding protein — MRLYTESLVKRYKTRTVVKGASVEVKQGEIVGLLGPNGAGKTTTFYMIVGLVKPNAGKIFLDDVEITDEPVFRRAQRGIGYLAQEASVFRQLSVEDNIKAVLEMTNFTKEYQAEKTESLLNEFGLQKIRKSLGIQLSGGERRRTEIARALALDPKFILLDEPFAGVDPIAVEDIQTIVAHLKDRNIGILITDHNVHETLTITDRAYLLYDGDILKAGTAQELADDEQVRKLYLGQNFELRK; from the coding sequence ATGCGTTTATATACCGAAAGCTTAGTTAAGCGTTATAAAACCCGCACTGTAGTAAAAGGCGCTAGTGTGGAAGTTAAGCAGGGAGAGATTGTTGGATTGCTTGGTCCAAATGGTGCCGGAAAAACAACAACTTTTTATATGATTGTTGGTTTAGTTAAGCCAAATGCAGGAAAAATTTTTTTAGATGATGTTGAGATAACTGATGAGCCTGTATTTCGTAGGGCACAGCGTGGAATTGGTTACTTGGCACAGGAGGCATCTGTTTTTCGCCAGCTAAGTGTTGAGGACAATATTAAGGCGGTTCTGGAAATGACCAATTTTACTAAGGAATATCAAGCCGAGAAAACAGAGTCGTTACTGAATGAGTTTGGACTTCAAAAGATTCGCAAGAGCCTAGGAATTCAACTTTCTGGTGGCGAACGTCGCCGAACCGAGATTGCTAGAGCCTTGGCGCTTGATCCAAAGTTTATTCTCCTCGATGAGCCCTTTGCTGGGGTCGATCCAATTGCCGTGGAGGATATTCAAACCATTGTTGCTCATTTAAAGGATAGAAATATTGGCATTCTAATTACCGATCATAATGTTCATGAAACATTAACCATTACCGACAGGGCGTATCTATTGTACGATGGCGATATTCTTAAGGCCGGAACTGCTCAGGAGTTGGCTGATGATGAGCAGGTTCGTAAGTTGTATTTGGGGCAGAACTTTGAGTTGAGAAAATAA
- a CDS encoding membrane protein — translation MMRKFNRIPLLLLVFLLGAVLHANAQITKIRGKVVDSNTKQPLPYVNVSFKGTSVGTITSDVGDFFIETRTAGDSLSISYVGYTPLQVKIKKGAYQELRIELDPESIELAGVIVKPGESQSRRIIRNIIKNKDRNNPANLNYSCRSYNKIQVDLNNIDDDVKKRKVFNQFKFIWDYVDTNAITGKTYLPIFITESLSDYFYQSSPKLEKEIIKATKISGVNNESVAQFTGKVYQNINIYDNYINIFDQGLISPIANAGQVYYKYMLVDSTFIENRWCYQISFKPRRKMEPTFTGDFWVNDSTWAIVKMQVRLAELVNLNFVNDMVASSEFVPLNDTLWFPKQTTLFVDFNLTDKTTGFFGHKTISYDSVTLNPEFPKEVVSMASNVQVKEGALNQESKYWEDTRPFELTPKEQGIYAMVDSVQQVPMYKTFIDIINMFINYYYVVGYVEIGPYYKTYSFNEIEGNRFRVSGRTSNKFSKKMMISGFAAYGDKDDRFKWGLSGLYMINKNPRESFNIAYKSDIEQLGQSPNALTEDNILTSFLRRNPNNKLTLVKEFSSFYQKEWFTGFSNTITINHRTIYPTEFIPFVPVGGGDSLKNITTSSITLNTRWQKNEGFVTGEFERMSLGSDWPEINFYITKGFKGALGSNVDFWKLQLNYYHKFNINPFGYARLIVDAGKIFGKVPYPLLQLHEGNETYAFDRYAFNMMNYYEFASDQYASLYLEHHFQGFFLNRFPLIRRLKWREVVTGKFLIGTISDQNKTQLQFPEGLGDVTKPYVELSAGVENIFKVIRIDAIWRMTHLDNPNIEPFGIRAGLQIIF, via the coding sequence ATGATGAGAAAATTTAATAGAATACCACTTCTCCTGCTTGTGTTTTTGCTTGGTGCTGTTTTGCATGCAAATGCCCAGATAACTAAAATAAGGGGTAAGGTTGTTGATTCTAATACGAAGCAGCCCTTGCCATACGTGAATGTTTCGTTTAAAGGCACAAGCGTTGGAACAATCACGTCGGATGTGGGCGATTTCTTTATTGAGACTCGTACGGCGGGTGACTCGCTTAGTATATCCTATGTAGGTTATACCCCTTTGCAGGTAAAAATTAAGAAGGGTGCTTACCAAGAGTTGCGAATTGAGTTAGATCCCGAATCTATTGAACTTGCTGGAGTAATTGTTAAGCCGGGCGAGAGCCAGTCGCGTAGGATAATTCGGAATATCATTAAGAATAAGGATCGTAATAATCCGGCGAATTTGAATTACTCCTGTAGGAGTTACAACAAAATTCAGGTAGACCTAAACAATATTGATGATGATGTAAAAAAACGGAAAGTATTCAACCAGTTTAAGTTTATTTGGGATTATGTAGATACCAATGCAATAACTGGGAAAACTTACTTGCCAATTTTTATAACCGAGTCCTTGTCCGATTATTTCTACCAGTCAAGTCCAAAGTTGGAAAAAGAAATCATTAAGGCCACTAAAATATCGGGCGTTAATAACGAGAGCGTAGCGCAATTTACGGGCAAAGTTTACCAGAACATTAACATCTACGATAACTATATCAACATCTTCGATCAGGGTTTGATTAGCCCTATCGCCAATGCTGGCCAGGTTTACTATAAATACATGTTAGTTGACAGTACTTTTATCGAAAATCGTTGGTGTTACCAAATTTCATTTAAACCGCGAAGGAAAATGGAGCCCACATTTACCGGTGATTTTTGGGTGAACGATTCAACTTGGGCTATTGTGAAAATGCAGGTTCGATTGGCCGAATTAGTCAATCTTAATTTCGTGAACGACATGGTTGCCTCCAGCGAGTTTGTTCCCTTAAACGATACCCTTTGGTTTCCAAAGCAAACAACTCTGTTTGTTGATTTTAACCTGACAGATAAAACAACCGGCTTTTTTGGACATAAAACAATTAGTTACGACAGCGTTACGTTGAACCCCGAATTTCCAAAGGAGGTTGTTTCCATGGCAAGCAATGTTCAGGTTAAAGAGGGGGCCTTGAATCAGGAGTCGAAGTACTGGGAGGATACACGTCCATTCGAACTTACCCCTAAGGAGCAAGGAATTTATGCTATGGTTGACTCGGTGCAGCAGGTTCCCATGTATAAAACATTTATTGATATCATCAATATGTTTATTAATTACTACTATGTTGTTGGTTACGTGGAGATAGGCCCTTACTACAAAACCTACAGTTTTAATGAGATTGAGGGGAATAGATTCCGGGTTTCGGGTAGGACTAGTAATAAGTTTAGCAAAAAAATGATGATTTCGGGCTTTGCCGCTTATGGCGATAAGGACGATCGATTTAAGTGGGGATTGAGCGGCCTGTACATGATCAATAAAAATCCAAGGGAATCATTCAATATCGCCTATAAGAGCGATATTGAGCAGTTGGGGCAAAGTCCAAATGCTTTAACTGAGGATAATATCCTTACCTCGTTTCTTCGTCGGAATCCCAACAATAAGTTGACCTTAGTTAAGGAGTTTTCCTCTTTTTACCAGAAGGAGTGGTTTACAGGATTCTCGAACACTATAACAATCAACCATCGCACTATTTATCCAACTGAGTTTATTCCTTTTGTGCCAGTTGGCGGAGGCGATTCATTGAAAAATATTACAACCTCGTCTATTACTCTTAATACTCGGTGGCAAAAGAACGAAGGATTTGTTACAGGAGAATTCGAACGGATGAGCCTAGGTAGCGATTGGCCCGAAATAAATTTTTATATCACAAAGGGTTTCAAGGGTGCCTTGGGAAGCAATGTCGATTTTTGGAAGCTTCAGCTTAACTATTACCATAAATTTAATATCAATCCGTTTGGTTATGCTCGGTTAATTGTTGATGCAGGAAAAATATTTGGCAAGGTTCCTTATCCCTTGCTGCAGCTTCACGAGGGTAACGAAACTTATGCGTTCGATCGTTATGCATTCAATATGATGAATTACTATGAGTTTGCATCGGATCAGTACGCTAGTTTATACCTCGAACATCACTTTCAAGGCTTTTTCTTGAACAGATTTCCTTTGATTAGGCGTTTAAAATGGCGCGAGGTGGTAACTGGTAAGTTTTTGATAGGAACTATAAGTGATCAAAATAAAACTCAACTTCAATTCCCCGAAGGTTTAGGCGATGTTACCAAACCCTATGTGGAGTTGAGCGCAGGGGTTGAAAATATTTTTAAAGTGATAAGAATTGATGCTATTTGGCGAATGACCCATTTGGACAATCCTAATATAGAACCATTTGGAATTAGAGCTGGTTTGCAAATCATTTTCTAA